Proteins encoded within one genomic window of Halocatena marina:
- the rnz gene encoding ribonuclease Z has protein sequence MHVTFLGTSGAIPTTERNTSAVFLRRAGKRFLFDCGEGTQRQMMRYGTGFDVSHVFLTHLHGDHVLGLPGLCQTWDFNERELPLAIHTAPGTKSQVEALIGVIGTRPSYTVAVHEARPGSVVVRGDGYEIRAFETEHRTRSVGYALIEDDRKGRFDREKAEKLGVPVGPKFSQLHRGESVELDDGSVVHPEQVVGPSRPGRRFVYTGDTRPTDTTVEIAQDADLLIHDATFGDDNAERARPTGHSTAAEAATVADRAGARRLALTHVSTRYGGHVAPLEREAREVFDGELYTPDDGDEFDIPFPDE, from the coding sequence ATGCACGTGACGTTTCTCGGGACGAGTGGTGCCATCCCGACGACCGAACGCAACACCAGCGCAGTGTTCCTCCGACGGGCTGGCAAGCGGTTTCTCTTCGATTGCGGTGAGGGCACCCAGCGCCAGATGATGCGGTACGGGACCGGGTTCGACGTTTCGCACGTTTTTCTCACACATCTTCACGGCGATCACGTCCTCGGTCTCCCCGGACTGTGCCAGACGTGGGATTTCAACGAACGGGAGCTGCCGCTCGCAATCCACACGGCACCAGGAACGAAATCGCAGGTTGAGGCTCTCATCGGCGTCATCGGCACGCGACCCTCGTATACAGTCGCTGTTCACGAGGCCCGTCCAGGATCAGTCGTCGTTCGCGGTGACGGGTACGAAATCCGCGCGTTCGAAACTGAGCACCGGACTCGATCGGTCGGCTACGCTCTCATCGAAGACGATCGAAAGGGACGATTTGACCGTGAAAAAGCAGAGAAGCTCGGCGTTCCTGTTGGGCCGAAGTTCAGCCAACTTCACCGCGGCGAGTCTGTCGAACTGGACGACGGGAGCGTTGTCCATCCAGAGCAGGTCGTCGGTCCGTCCCGTCCGGGGCGGCGATTCGTCTACACAGGTGACACGAGACCGACAGACACGACTGTCGAAATCGCACAGGACGCCGACCTGTTGATACACGATGCGACGTTCGGGGACGACAACGCCGAGCGAGCACGACCCACAGGCCACTCAACTGCAGCCGAGGCGGCGACAGTGGCAGATCGGGCCGGAGCGAGACGACTTGCGCTCACGCACGTTTCAACCCGGTACGGCGGTCACGTCGCTCCGCTCGAACGCGAGGCTCGTGAGGTGTTCGACGGTGAACTCTACACCCCAGACGACGGAGACGAATTCGACATCCCGTTCCCTGACGAGTAA
- a CDS encoding PhzF family phenazine biosynthesis protein, with protein sequence MRFHLVDVFAERAYAGNQLAVVESLGELTEEKMQQIAAEMNYSETTFIESFDERDVRIFTPNEEIPFAGHPTLGTASVIQEQTDVDNEIDLRLPVGRIPVRAERDGDREHLWMTQQSPEFGERLDPETLTEVLSLTADDLGDDEEYPIQVVSTGLPTIIVPLAHRSALERIEIDRQAYDSMVEDREAKNVLAFCTEPSDDADLAVRVFAPYYGVPEDPATGSSNGCLAGYLASHGDSERVDLRVNQGHEMGRPSRLHLRADSSGTVEIGGRVIPVARGELV encoded by the coding sequence ATGCGCTTTCACTTGGTTGACGTGTTCGCAGAACGCGCGTACGCCGGAAACCAGCTTGCGGTCGTCGAGAGTCTCGGAGAACTGACAGAGGAGAAGATGCAGCAGATTGCTGCTGAGATGAATTACTCCGAGACGACGTTTATCGAGTCGTTCGACGAGCGAGATGTGCGAATTTTCACGCCAAACGAAGAAATTCCGTTCGCCGGACATCCGACGCTCGGAACAGCCTCGGTAATTCAAGAGCAAACTGATGTGGACAACGAAATCGACCTTCGGCTTCCTGTTGGACGAATACCGGTGCGAGCCGAGCGTGATGGCGATCGAGAGCACCTTTGGATGACACAACAATCACCCGAGTTCGGCGAGCGCCTCGATCCTGAAACGCTCACAGAAGTCCTCTCGCTCACGGCGGATGATCTCGGTGATGATGAAGAATATCCCATACAGGTCGTCTCGACAGGACTCCCGACGATCATTGTTCCCCTCGCACATCGAAGCGCGCTCGAACGGATCGAAATCGATCGACAAGCCTACGATTCGATGGTCGAAGACCGAGAGGCAAAGAACGTGCTCGCCTTCTGTACCGAACCGAGCGACGACGCCGACCTCGCAGTGCGTGTGTTCGCGCCATACTACGGTGTTCCCGAGGATCCGGCGACGGGAAGCTCAAACGGCTGTCTCGCAGGCTATCTCGCTTCCCACGGCGACAGCGAACGCGTGGATCTCCGTGTAAACCAAGGGCACGAGATGGGCCGCCCGTCCCGGCTCCATCTGCGTGCAGACAGCTCAGGAACCGTCGAGATCGGTGGACGAGTGATTCCGGTCGCTCGTGGGGAGTTGGTGTAG
- a CDS encoding DUF1772 domain-containing protein, with product MKLQDVNRRQISFVFSLVYVWVVLLHLGALVFETLIIYPDIFHDVPHSLEVAMEFMVIRGPGDFFPPVGMLGLLSGVATLIFGWRVKSARYWILGSVLLMVVGEFLLSVIYFWPRNTIMFTEGTAVHSAAYLQQTAQEFQMGHWLRVGASAVASMLAFTGFLRLYRDRISARIRREISPTDFREEP from the coding sequence ATGAAACTACAAGACGTGAATAGACGACAGATCTCGTTTGTGTTCAGCTTAGTGTATGTGTGGGTAGTACTGCTTCATCTCGGTGCCCTCGTCTTCGAGACGTTGATCATCTACCCAGACATTTTCCACGATGTCCCTCACTCCCTCGAAGTTGCGATGGAGTTCATGGTCATCAGAGGTCCAGGAGACTTCTTCCCTCCCGTCGGTATGCTTGGGTTGCTCTCTGGCGTTGCGACCCTGATCTTCGGCTGGCGAGTGAAGTCGGCTCGTTACTGGATACTGGGGAGCGTATTGCTCATGGTAGTAGGCGAATTTCTCCTTTCTGTCATTTATTTCTGGCCCCGCAACACGATTATGTTCACAGAGGGAACGGCTGTTCACTCCGCCGCATACCTACAGCAGACTGCTCAGGAGTTTCAGATGGGTCATTGGCTTCGGGTTGGAGCGAGTGCAGTCGCTTCGATGCTAGCATTCACCGGCTTCTTACGCCTCTATCGAGATCGGATTTCAGCACGTATCCGTAGAGAGATCTCACCGACCGATTTCCGCGAGGAGCCGTGA
- a CDS encoding rubrerythrin-like domain-containing protein: MPHDPASKSKPYYECVDCGKRVMTDEDGRLCSRCGGYLQNIGVPRQQ; the protein is encoded by the coding sequence ATGCCACACGACCCTGCCTCAAAGAGTAAGCCGTATTATGAGTGTGTTGACTGTGGCAAGCGCGTGATGACAGACGAGGACGGACGGCTCTGTTCTCGGTGCGGTGGGTACCTCCAAAACATCGGCGTACCGCGACAACAGTAA
- a CDS encoding TATA-box-binding protein, protein MTDPKETINIENVVASTGIGQELDLQSVAMDLEGADYDPEQFPGLVYRTQNPKSAALIFRSGKIVCTGAKSTDDVHESLRIVFDKLRDLNIQVDESPEIVVQNIVTSADLGRTLNLNAIAIGLGLENIEYEPEQFPGLVYRLDAPDVVALLFGSGKLVITGGKQPKDAEEAVDKIVSRLSELGLLD, encoded by the coding sequence ATGACCGATCCAAAGGAAACAATCAACATCGAGAACGTCGTTGCTTCCACGGGCATCGGCCAAGAGCTCGACTTACAAAGCGTCGCGATGGATTTGGAGGGGGCTGATTACGATCCGGAGCAGTTCCCGGGGCTGGTGTACCGCACACAGAACCCGAAATCTGCGGCACTCATCTTCCGTTCTGGAAAGATTGTCTGCACGGGCGCAAAATCAACAGACGACGTTCATGAAAGTCTTCGTATCGTTTTCGACAAACTTCGTGATCTCAATATTCAGGTGGACGAAAGTCCGGAGATCGTCGTTCAGAATATCGTTACGAGCGCCGACCTCGGACGCACGCTCAATTTGAACGCAATTGCGATCGGTCTCGGTCTTGAGAACATCGAATACGAGCCAGAACAGTTCCCCGGTCTCGTCTACCGGCTCGATGCGCCGGATGTCGTCGCGCTGCTCTTTGGCTCGGGCAAGCTCGTCATCACGGGCGGCAAACAGCCAAAAGACGCAGAAGAAGCAGTCGATAAGATCGTTTCTCGCTTGTCCGAACTCGGACTGCTGGATTAA
- a CDS encoding SHOCT domain-containing protein has protein sequence MDSTLRRRVSDNVTRIVSLLILGGGFVALFAGFDYFFLIWIIGYVVLLPIISILTGEADTDDSDWNGSDAQDETEHERPATDQQSSTTTTDALSTLRERYARGDLTDEQFERKLDRLLETETPETAAEWRKRTTRDIEDKTETETETEFE, from the coding sequence ATGGACAGTACCCTCCGTAGACGTGTTTCGGACAATGTGACGCGTATCGTGTCTCTCCTCATCCTCGGTGGCGGATTCGTCGCTCTGTTTGCAGGATTCGATTACTTCTTTCTCATTTGGATTATCGGATACGTCGTTCTCCTCCCGATTATCTCTATTCTCACGGGCGAAGCGGATACGGATGACTCTGATTGGAATGGCTCGGACGCACAGGACGAAACAGAACACGAGCGTCCCGCGACCGATCAACAATCCTCGACAACGACGACCGACGCTCTCTCCACGCTCCGCGAGCGCTACGCACGTGGTGATCTCACCGACGAACAGTTCGAACGAAAGCTCGATCGACTTCTCGAAACAGAGACGCCCGAAACCGCGGCCGAGTGGCGCAAACGAACAACGCGTGATATCGAAGACAAAACTGAAACCGAAACTGAAACTGAGTTTGAGTGA
- a CDS encoding methyltransferase domain-containing protein → MYVLELAGEDDAFAAREAASSCSGVSELAPGLVSARSVSQIESLALTRRASVLIGHTTATVADARSLLEQASIDRTGTVAVRARDVRGTSEVDTQRIERALGRVLTRRGFAVDLDAPDHELRALFSADTCALGWLTARSVRNFGDRMPTKRPFFQPGSMDPLLARALVNIAGARPGVRILDPMCGTGGILVEAGLVGADVIGLDVQPKMVHGADKNLNRYLDTGSDSDTETGSGDILQGNATRLPFRDGEIDAIVFDAPYGRQSKIVSSEDEGNANENGLPSLVSASLDEARRVASRTVLVADRQWDEVAEATGWTIEGSFERRVHKSLTRYILVLE, encoded by the coding sequence GTGTACGTCCTGGAGCTGGCCGGCGAGGACGACGCGTTTGCCGCACGCGAGGCAGCGAGTAGCTGTTCAGGAGTCTCAGAACTCGCACCGGGGCTTGTGAGTGCTCGTAGTGTCTCTCAGATCGAATCCCTCGCGCTTACTCGGCGCGCAAGCGTGCTCATCGGCCACACCACAGCAACTGTTGCGGACGCGCGATCACTCCTCGAACAGGCATCCATTGATCGTACGGGGACGGTTGCGGTTCGTGCGCGCGATGTTCGCGGAACATCAGAGGTCGATACACAACGCATAGAGCGTGCACTTGGGCGTGTTCTCACACGCCGAGGCTTTGCCGTCGATCTCGATGCACCGGATCACGAGCTGCGAGCGCTATTTTCGGCAGACACCTGCGCGCTCGGCTGGCTCACCGCACGAAGCGTCCGCAACTTCGGGGATCGAATGCCCACGAAGCGACCGTTCTTCCAACCGGGAAGTATGGATCCATTGCTTGCTCGCGCACTCGTTAATATCGCTGGCGCTCGACCCGGCGTCCGTATCCTCGATCCGATGTGCGGAACCGGTGGTATTCTCGTTGAAGCTGGACTGGTTGGTGCGGACGTGATTGGCCTTGACGTTCAGCCGAAGATGGTCCATGGCGCGGACAAAAACCTCAATCGTTATCTCGACACTGGCTCAGACTCCGATACAGAGACTGGATCCGGCGATATCCTTCAAGGAAATGCAACGCGATTGCCGTTTCGGGACGGTGAGATCGACGCTATCGTGTTCGACGCTCCCTATGGCCGTCAATCAAAGATTGTTTCCAGTGAAGACGAAGGGAACGCGAACGAAAACGGCCTCCCATCGCTCGTGAGTGCGTCGCTCGACGAGGCGAGGCGCGTCGCCTCTCGAACGGTGCTCGTTGCTGATCGTCAGTGGGACGAGGTGGCAGAAGCGACTGGTTGGACCATCGAGGGCTCCTTCGAACGGCGCGTCCACAAATCATTGACGCGATACATCCTCGTCTTAGAATAG
- a CDS encoding AAA family ATPase yields MDAPLWIESHLPTVEELPQQQVRDALTLAVDEPMNLILAGPQGAGKTAAVRALAQKAHNDPENDLIELNIDDVFSRTKTEIKNDPRFAPFLVGRSRLSKRDMINHVIKESAGYAPVSGTYKTILLDNAESIREDFQQALRRVMEQYYRTTQFVIATRQPSKLIAPIRSRCFTVPVRAPSHDEIVTALVRVLDAEGVDYNDEGVEYVAGYAGGDLRRAMLGAQTTYEDTGEVTMSAAYEALGTIKLTDATEEMLTAAEDGEFSDARKTLDELLIEEGYSGAEVLTDLLAVARSRYSGRKLASFHRLAGEVDMNLTEGTSDRLHLSRLLAEIGR; encoded by the coding sequence ATGGACGCCCCGCTGTGGATTGAATCGCATTTACCGACAGTAGAGGAGCTTCCACAGCAACAGGTACGCGATGCGCTCACGCTCGCTGTTGACGAGCCGATGAACCTCATCCTTGCTGGTCCACAGGGTGCTGGCAAGACCGCTGCTGTCCGCGCGCTCGCTCAAAAAGCACACAACGACCCGGAGAATGATCTCATTGAGCTGAACATCGATGACGTGTTTTCCCGGACGAAAACGGAGATCAAGAATGATCCCCGGTTCGCCCCATTTCTCGTCGGACGGAGCCGGCTCTCAAAGCGTGACATGATCAACCACGTGATCAAGGAATCTGCGGGTTATGCTCCCGTTTCGGGCACGTACAAGACCATACTGCTCGATAACGCCGAATCCATCCGCGAAGACTTTCAGCAAGCGCTCCGCCGGGTCATGGAGCAATACTATCGGACAACACAGTTCGTCATCGCCACGCGCCAGCCCTCGAAACTAATCGCGCCGATCCGTTCGCGGTGTTTCACCGTGCCGGTCCGCGCGCCAAGCCACGACGAGATTGTGACGGCACTCGTGCGAGTACTCGACGCGGAAGGCGTCGACTACAATGATGAGGGTGTCGAGTACGTCGCAGGCTATGCTGGTGGCGATCTCCGCCGAGCAATGCTCGGTGCACAAACGACATACGAGGACACAGGGGAGGTGACGATGTCTGCTGCCTACGAAGCACTCGGGACGATCAAGCTGACGGATGCGACTGAGGAAATGCTCACCGCTGCCGAAGACGGTGAATTCTCGGATGCACGGAAGACGCTTGATGAGCTTCTCATCGAAGAAGGCTACAGCGGAGCCGAAGTGTTGACCGATCTCCTTGCGGTTGCACGCTCGCGCTACTCGGGTCGAAAGCTCGCATCGTTCCACCGTCTCGCTGGCGAGGTCGACATGAATCTCACCGAGGGAACGAGTGACCGTCTCCATCTCTCACGGCTCCTCGCGGAAATCGGTCGGTGA